One genomic segment of Myxocyprinus asiaticus isolate MX2 ecotype Aquarium Trade chromosome 14, UBuf_Myxa_2, whole genome shotgun sequence includes these proteins:
- the LOC127451455 gene encoding serine/threonine-protein phosphatase 4 catalytic subunit A-like isoform X2: MCVNMGDVIDLDRQIEQLRRCDLIKENEVKALCAKAREILVEESNVQRVDSPVTVCGDIHGQFYDLKELFRVGGEVPETNYLFMGDFVDRGFYSVETFLLLLALKIFCVHGGLSPSIQTLDQIRTIDRKQEVPHDGPMCDLLWSDPEDTTGWGVSPRGAGYLFGSDVVAQFNAANDISMICRAHQLVMEGYKWHFNETVLTVWSAPNYCYRCGNVAAILELDEHLQKEFIIFEAAPQETRGLLSKKPVADYFL; encoded by the exons ATGTGTGTCAACATGGGGGATGTCATTGACTTGGACAGACAGATCGAGCAACTCAGACGCTGTGATCTTATCAAGGAAAATGAAGTCAAGGCGCTATGTGCCAAAGCAAG GGAGATCCTGGTAGAAGAGAGTAATGTCCAGAGGGTCGATTCCCCAGTTACG GTCTGTGGTGATATACATGGGCAGTTTTATGATCTAAAGGAGCTATTCAGG GTGGGGGGTGAAGTTCCAGAGACAAACTACCTCTTCATGGGAGACTTTGTGGACCGAGGGTTTTACAGTGTGGAGACGTTTCTATTGCTGCTAGCATTGAAG ATATTCTGTGTGCATGGTGGCCTTTCTCCATCCATTCAAACTTTAGACCAGATCAGAACCATTGATAGAAAACAGGAAGTTCCTCACGATGGACCTATGTGTGACCTTTTATGGTCTGACCCAGAGG ACACCACAGGGTGGGGTGTGAGTCCAAGGGGAGCTGGATATCTGTTTGGTAGTGATGTGGTAGCTCAGTTTAATGCTGCCAATGATATCAGCATGATCTGTAGAGCTCATCAATTAGTTATGGAGGGCTATAAGTGGCATTTCAATGAGACAGTGTTGACGGTGTGGTCTGCTCCCAACTACTGTTATAG gtGTGGTAATGTGGCAGCCATTTTGGAACTTGATGAGCATCTCCAGAAGGAGTTTATAATATTTGAAGCTGCTCCTCAGGAAACCAGAGGCCTCCTTTCTAAGAAACCTGTGGCTGACTACTTCCTTTGA
- the LOC127451455 gene encoding serine/threonine-protein phosphatase 4 catalytic subunit B-like isoform X1, whose amino-acid sequence MCVNMGDVIDLDRQIEQLRRCDLIKENEVKALCAKAREILVEESNVQRVDSPVTVCGDIHGQFYDLKELFRVGGEVPETNYLFMGDFVDRGFYSVETFLLLLALKVRYPDRITLIRGNHESRQITQVYGFYDECLRKYGSVTVWRYCTEIFDYLSLSAIVDGKIFCVHGGLSPSIQTLDQIRTIDRKQEVPHDGPMCDLLWSDPEDTTGWGVSPRGAGYLFGSDVVAQFNAANDISMICRAHQLVMEGYKWHFNETVLTVWSAPNYCYRCGNVAAILELDEHLQKEFIIFEAAPQETRGLLSKKPVADYFL is encoded by the exons ATGTGTGTCAACATGGGGGATGTCATTGACTTGGACAGACAGATCGAGCAACTCAGACGCTGTGATCTTATCAAGGAAAATGAAGTCAAGGCGCTATGTGCCAAAGCAAG GGAGATCCTGGTAGAAGAGAGTAATGTCCAGAGGGTCGATTCCCCAGTTACG GTCTGTGGTGATATACATGGGCAGTTTTATGATCTAAAGGAGCTATTCAGG GTGGGGGGTGAAGTTCCAGAGACAAACTACCTCTTCATGGGAGACTTTGTGGACCGAGGGTTTTACAGTGTGGAGACGTTTCTATTGCTGCTAGCATTGAAG GTTCGATACCCTGACCGGATTACACTGATCAGAGGGAATCATGAGTCACGGCAGATCACTCAAGTTTATGGTTTTTATGACGAATGTCTTAGAAAATATGGCTCTGTGACAGTCTGGAGATACTGCACAGAAATTTTTGACTACCTGTCCCTCTCGGCCATTGTTGATGGCAAG ATATTCTGTGTGCATGGTGGCCTTTCTCCATCCATTCAAACTTTAGACCAGATCAGAACCATTGATAGAAAACAGGAAGTTCCTCACGATGGACCTATGTGTGACCTTTTATGGTCTGACCCAGAGG ACACCACAGGGTGGGGTGTGAGTCCAAGGGGAGCTGGATATCTGTTTGGTAGTGATGTGGTAGCTCAGTTTAATGCTGCCAATGATATCAGCATGATCTGTAGAGCTCATCAATTAGTTATGGAGGGCTATAAGTGGCATTTCAATGAGACAGTGTTGACGGTGTGGTCTGCTCCCAACTACTGTTATAG gtGTGGTAATGTGGCAGCCATTTTGGAACTTGATGAGCATCTCCAGAAGGAGTTTATAATATTTGAAGCTGCTCCTCAGGAAACCAGAGGCCTCCTTTCTAAGAAACCTGTGGCTGACTACTTCCTTTGA
- the atad5a gene encoding ATPase family AAA domain-containing protein 5, with amino-acid sequence MAGAVAMAAVMEDFEGQPCKKLRKDADPPPVRTITNYFMPKQVEKPFSPPRSNNIMDYFKRALPAQEIKSSPVTKENSPQSSEQVRSPEILSKSVRAQGQKRIRKPKENKKYKQEDAQEATDDVVLIESPSESAVKERAISSTSGSDTSDLLTQTSHDVSSDKESGGRKKATEPDPNAMKVKNSVESSAPNDPVEDKSKSKKSAVRRNRKAKGSCEETRWCASDAQKSEQPICETKIESSADKSPTQSSSTIKISFEDFLQNHSQDQDLGNAIPKSDSIVPDTVSEGNTCNDQRDSAIGLVQVSPRTLTIQAEVHPISPDHESVKDSKELKVASIFSRNRKSKIKEDKTLSVPTPEVKPDIFPDHKRKSNVVLLEEDLELDVVESSPMPKSIEAERKQFMNAFKQPSLDGLKSKTNKGQSKQNQVEEQVPEAVDKEDVEQSMENKPEVTSSEQNKEQKSSTGGGEKQVRKPGKKGKAKTAEDALVPTQKPEELPTEMGVDKKSSPADDDDDSKQTVRELRRSTRELSRRQSATVLETDATSQKKGKQENKVKDDVTQNTPSLASTPKVHRPKRGIYRAEMVCPPDTKGSPIRMRITRVLPSSATKAGDFEISSPLATKELNACKKRKQARKLVQKAKALQQSKKDTTKVKETPRRSSRSKESIINYCEDEELVVFLDQSKSTPVTSQESGKKQKRLRSLNEVLGKVTAQNKESKTPAASKLAPLFVEKKAQRPSGVISIFDDSSQEASENSQSDEQFRAKREFLKSGLPETFKKQIAKTAASREAYSQACASFQTVVHIQQRASDCSIWKLQWPLNPFLICVKESYNLPSVPLMILERSLGFTTVPTKRTFSQRVSCCRKEISEPVRQHLLEEIRSSNPSFPHQRFFTLFVKRHEDYILQASASEPEGESKTFCPAGSSESGIGRKRKRVDEGEGTGKVGKKTKSSHIEGEVILIEGSPPSGKSGGLVAQGVTEIKPFGRSRRGRSKRQKQKEEPKPAEVTSPVGNQSDSPITLVSPVPGATGTEDGVKEDVLWSEKYQPQHSDDLIGNLESVRRLHSWLKEWKLRADREEKRKQQEKKQEESNDSWLIGDGGVGLEEMEDLLCNTLLITGPTGVGKTAAVYACAQELGFKVFEVNSSSQRSGRQILSQLKEATQSHQVDIQGVNAHKPSYFSNYSSTNSNTRPGTSPRKVNSPRKPPQSPRSAPSRRGGLAPTSLTSFFKAGGRATVKEASNQEKKAQPACPKKSAKAKETDSKSKECPCETPAGISTEDQGKRTATSLILFEEVDVIFDDDTGFLAAVKTFMTTTKRPVILTTSDPTFIATFDGYFEEIHFKAPSVADVSSYLQLLCLAENMRTDVKDVSSLLEWNRCDIRQSLLHLQFWACSGGGQQVQRPLHSSELKSEVKFVKAEYSLPPCHTACTESLLGILNVQTENIADSLLKHESSVLESMRCWDLLSEVQRRGVDLLYSNMESLLPLPTQLLSLSTLKSQAPPNPPPQPEQVSQAVSLKVLNETSDDGSPLKVSSIMRGKKKLIMANKNVFQSDSESEDEFLSLPKPDNAPVQRTNAELADQPVKESDVSQAAPLKLRCAVLTEADKKKSVPVLQCLSSLAEYMDHISFLDSSMHYQPSQTEGSCRPHDFVWTGAEVKSGMTDELRLQWDSQVNGVSAEEIHSALGHLSFRKCRAAITEAWGKAQELEEDIRRKAEEELTLPVAPHRQGFSLTQAMPCESRVMERRSEVIKSVLSSRLAGTLGNRAAVALDYLPSLRNICRSERLKEQGKIKRRFLHYLDGIHFTLPKSTVEFLASEFP; translated from the exons ATGGCTGGGGCTGTTGCTATGGCAGCTGTCATGGAGGATTTTGAGGGTCAG CCTTGCAAGAAATTGAGGAAGGATGCAGATCCACCACCTGTCAGGactattactaattactttatgcCTAAGCAAGTGGAAAAACCATTCTCCCCACCACGGTCAAACAACATTATGGACTACTTTAAGAGGGCCTTGCCTGCACAAGAAATAAAAAGCTCTCCAGTAACTAAAGAGAACTCCCCACAATCTTCAGAGCAAGTTAGAAGCCCTGAAATTCTAAGCAAATCTGTAAGGGCACAGGGTCAGAAGCGGATAAGAAAGCCCAAGGAAAACAAGAAGTACAAACAGGAGGATGCACAAGAGGCCACAGATGATGTTGTCTTGATCGAGAGCCCCAGTGAATCAGCTGTGAAGGAAAGAGCCATCTCCTCTACCAGTGGTAGTGATACTTCTGACCTTCTGACTCAAACTAGTCATGATGTCTCTTCAGATAAGGAATCTGGTGGGAGGAAAAAAGCCACAGAGCCTGATCCAAATGCCATGAAGGTTAAGAATTCTGTGGAAAGTTCTGCACCAAATGATCCTGTGGAGGACAAGAGTAAGAGCAAGAAATCTGCTGTTAGGAGAAATAGAAAAGCAAAAGGTAGTTGTGAAGAGACTAGGTGGTGTGCCAGTGATGCTCAAAAGTCTGAGCAGCCAATTTGTGAAACTAAAATAGAGAGCAGTGCAGATAAGTCACCCACGCAGAGTAGCAGCACCATCAAAATATCATTTGAAGACTTCCTGCAGAATCATAGCCAAGATCAAGATTTAGGTAATGCCATTCCCAAGTCTGACAGCATTGTTCCTGACACTGTAAGTGAAGGCAACACCTGTAATGATCAGAGAGACTCTGCTATTGGTCTTGTGCAGGTGTCGCCCCGAACTCTCACGATCCAAGCagaggtgcatcccatttctcctGATCATGAGTCAGTCAAGGATTCCAAAGAGTTGAAAGTTGCATCTATTTTTAGTAGAAatagaaaaagtaaaataaaagagGACAAGACTTTGTCTGTTCCTACACCAGAAGTTAAACCAGACATATTCCCTGACCACAAAAGGAAATCTAATGTTGTTCTTCTGGAGGAAGATTTGGAACTTGATGTGGTGGAGTCCAGCCCCATGCCTAAAAGCATAGAGGCAGAAAGAAAGCAGTTTATGAATGCCTTCAAGCAGCCTAGCCTTGATGGATTGAAAAGCAAAACCAACAAGGGTCAGAGCAAGCAGAACCAGGTTGAAGAGCAAGTTCCTGAGGCAGTAGACAAGGAAGATGTTGAACAATCTATGGAAAACAAACCAGAAGTGACCAGCTCTGAGCAGAATAAAGAACAGAAAAGCAGTACTGGTGGGGGGGAAAAGCAAGTTAGGAAGCCTGGGAAGAAGGGAAAAGCAAAGACAGCCGAAGATGCACTAGTTCCAACTCAGAAACCCGAGGAACTTCCTACGGAAATGGGGGTTGACAAAAAAAGTAGCCCAGCTGATGATGATGACGACAGCAAACAGACTGTAAGAGAGCTGAGGAGGTCAACCCGAGAGCTTTCACGTAGACAGTCAGCCACTGTGCTTGAAACAGATGCCACGTCACAGAAGAAAGGGAAGCAAGAGAACAAGGTAAAAGATGATGTGACCCAAAACACACCCTCCTTGGCCTCCACCCCAAAGGTTCACAGGCCGAAAAGGGGCATTTATAGAGCTGAAATGGTCTGCCCACCAGACACGAAAGGCAGCCCTATCAG GATGCGAATTACCAGAGTACTTCCATCATCTGCCACAAAAGCTGGAGATTTTGAAATATCAAGTCCTCTTGCCACAAAG GaattaaatgcatgtaaaaaaagaaaacaagctaGAAAGCTGGTGCAGAAAGCCAAAGCTCTTCAGCAAAGTAAAAAGGACACTACTAAGGTGAAGGAAACTCCACGACGCTCTTCAAGAAGCAAAGAATCCATCATTAATTACTGTGAGGATGAG GAATTAGTAGTGTTTTTGGATCAGAGTAAAAGCACTCCAGTCACTTCACAGGAAAGTGGCAAAAAACAGAAAAGGCTTCGCAGTTTAAATGAGGTTTTGGGGAAAGTTACAGCTCAAAACAAAGAATCCAAGACACCTGCAG CTTCTAAACTGGCTCCTCTATTTGTTGAGAAAAAAGCACAGAGACCATCAGGTGTCATCTCCATCTTTGACGACAGCAG TCAAGAGGCATCAGAGAACTCTCAAAGTGATGAACAGTTCAGAGCAAAGAGAGAGTTTCTAAAGAGTGGCCTTCCagagacatttaaaaaacagATCGCAAAGACAGCGGCTAGCCGAGAGGCTTACAGTCAAGCTTGTGCTTCATTCCAGACAGTGGTGCATATCCAACAAAGGGCTTCAG ATTGTTCAATCTGGAAGCTCCAGTGGCCTTTAAATCCCTTCCTAATTTGTGTAAAGGAGTCCTATAATTTACCATCTGTACCACTGATGATTTTGGAGAGGTCTTTGGGTTTTACTACAGTTCCTACTAAGAGAACATTTTCCCAGCGG GTTTCTTGCTGTCGGAAAGAGATTTCTGAGCCTGTCAGACAGCATCTTTTGGAGGAGATCAGAAGCTCAAATCCATCTTTCCCTCACCAAAGATTCTTCACACTTTTCGTTAAGAGACACGAAGACTACATCCTTCAGGCCTCTGCCTCAG AACCTGAAGGTGAGTCTAAAACATTCTGCCCTGCTGGATCATCAGAGTCAGGCATCGGAAGGAAACGGAAGCGTGTGGATGAAGGGGAAGGAACCGGCaaagtggggaaaaaaacaaagtcCAGTCACATAGAAGGGGAGGTCATATTGATTGAAGGAAGTCCACCATCAGGGAAGTCAGGGGGTCTGGTAGCACAGGGTGTCACTGAAATTAAGCCTTTTGGCCGAAGTCGAAGAGGTCGATCAAAGAGACAAAAGCAGAAAGAAGAGCCCAAACCTGCAGAGGTGACCTCACCTGTGGGGAACCAGAGTGATTCTCCCATTACATTGGTTTCCCCTGTCCCAGGAGCTACAGGCACAGAAG ATGGAGTGAAAGAGGATGTGCTTTGGTCAGAGAAATATCAGCCACAGCACTCCGATGATTTAATTGGAAATTTGGAATCTGTTCGGAGGCTACACAG CTGGCTGAAAGAGTGGAAACTCAGAGCTGATCGGGAGGAGAAAAGGAAACAGCAGGAAAAGAAGCAAGAGGAGAGTAATG ACTCTTGGCTCATAGGTGATGGTGGTGTGGGACTGGAGGAGATGGAagatcttctgtgtaacacaCTGCTTATCACTGGACCTACTGGGGTGGGCAAAACTGCTGCAGTGTATGCCTGTGCTCAGGAACTGGGCTTCAAG GTATTTGAAGTGAACTCTTCTTCACAAAGAAGTGGTCGTCAGATCTTATCCCAGCTGAAAGAAGCCACTCAATCCCACCAAGTGGACATTCAGGGTGTTAATGCCCACAAACCGTCCTACTTCAGCAATTATAGCAGCACCAATTCCAATACTAGGCCTGGCACCTCTCCCA GAAAGGTGAACTCTCCCAGAAAGCCGCCTCAGTCTCCTCGAAGTGCTCCGTCTAGGCGAGGAGGCTTGGCTCCTACATCTCTGACCAGTTTCTTCAAAGCAGGTGGAAGGGCTACAGTCAAAGAAGCAAGCAATCAAGAAAAGAAAGCACAGCCTG CTTGTCCAAAGAAGTCTGCTAAAGCAAAGGAGACTGACAGCAAAAGCAAAGAGTGTCCCTGTGAAACACCAGCAGGGATCTCTACTGAAGATCAGGGCAAGAGAACCGCAACATCCCTCATCTTATTCGAGGAGGTGGACGTCATATTTGATGATGACACTGGGTTCCTGGCTGCAGTAAAAACCTTCATGACCACAACCAAGAGACCAGTGATTCTTACAACTAGTG ATCCTACCTTCATTGCTACATTTGACGGGTACTTTGAGGAAATCCATTTTAAAGCTCCTTCAGTG GCAGATGTGTCCAGTTACCTACAGCTACTGTGTCTGGCTGAAAACATGAGGACAGACGTTAAAGATGTGTCCTCACTGCTGGAATGGAACAGATGTGATATTCGTCAGAGCCTCCTGCACCTGCAGTTCTGGGCCTGCAGTGGTGGTGGACAGCAGGTGCAAAGGCCTCTACATTCCTCAG AGCTCAAAAGTGAGGTTAAATTCGTCAAAGCTGAGTATAGTTTACCACCCTGCCACACTGCTTGCACAGAGAGTTTGCTGGGGATCCTGAATGTGCAAACAGAAAACATTGCTGATTCTCTACTGAAG CATGAGTCTTCAGTACTAGAGAGCATGAGGTGCTGGGATCTTCTCTCAGAGGTCCAGAGAAGGGGAGTAGATCTTCTCTACTCCAATATGGAGAGTCTACTCCCTCTGCCCACTCAACTGTTATCGCTGTCAACCCTCAAATCACAAGCACCACCAAACCCTCCACCCCAACCTGAGCAAGTATCTCAGGCTGTAAGTTTAAAAGTTTTGAACGAGACCTCTGATGATGGAAGTCCTCTTAAAGTGTCTTCCATAATGAGGGGGAAGAAGAAGCTCATCATggccaataaaaatgttttccagtCTGACTCCGAGTCAGAGGATGAGTTCCTCTCACTGCCCAAGCCCGACAATGCTCCTGTTCAAAGAACTAATGCAGAACTAGCAGATCAGCCTGTGAAGGAGTCTGATGTATCTCAAGCTGCACCCCTAAAACTGAGGTGCGCTGTGTTAACTGAAGCCGATAAAAAGAAGAGTGTGCCAGTGTTGCAGTGCTTGAGCAGTTTAGCAGAGTATATGGACCATATTTCCTTCCTGGACTCATCAATGCACTACCAGCCCTCACAGACTGAGGGTTCCTGCAGACCACACGACTTTGTCTGGACTGGTGCAGAAGTCAAGAGTGGGATGACCGATGAACTTCGGTTACAGTGGGACAGCCAGGTAAATGGGGTCAGTGCAGAGGAAATCCACTCTGCACTGGGGCATTTAAGTTTTAGGAAGTGCAGGGCAGCAATCACTGAGGCCTGGGGAAAAGCTCAGGAACTGGAGGAGGACATACGAAGAAAGGCAGAGGAGGAACTCACCCTCCCCGTGGCTCCACACAGACAAGGTTTCAGTCTCACTCAAGCTATGCCCTGTGAATCAAG GGTGATGGAGAGGAGAAGCGAGGTGATTAAGTCAGTGCTTTCCAGCAGGTTGGCTGGAACTCTGGGAAACCGGGCAGCAGTGGCTCTGGACTACCTCCCCTCTCTACGTAACATCTGTAGGTCAGAGAGACTGAAGGAGCAGGGAAAGATAAAACGCAG ATTCCTGCACTATTTGGATGGCATACACTTCACTCTCCCCAAAAGCACAGTGGAGTTTCTAGCTTCAGAGTTCCCATAA
- the LOC127451460 gene encoding arf-GAP with dual PH domain-containing protein 2-like isoform X2 has product MANREKNKKELLELVKLPENSCCADCGAPEPDWASCTLGIFVCLNCCGTHRNLPSVSRIKSIRLDFWDDEVVQFMKANGNRAAKNFYEKFVPVFYYQPQRGDCEVLREQWIRAKYERMEFTEENTERPYTAGVYEGMLWKKGKDNGQFLERKFVLSVHDFTLKYYKEDESKGPKVVISVKDLNATFQPEKIGHAHGLQITYCVDDHTRNLFIYHKSGQEIVNWFNAIRAIRHVYLKTAFPTACDGDLIPWITRNYLKEGYMEKTGPLQREPFKKRWFILDSLDRKLLYFKTQLDAIELGVVFIGSENHGYSVRECVPKGTRGNKWKCGVTVETPDRQFVFMCEQERDQKEWVEALKKVISKPMLPQDYITEANIRRRR; this is encoded by the exons ATGGCAAATCGGGAAAAGAACAAAAAGGAACTTCTAGAGTTGGTGAAGCTGCCAGAGAATAGTTGCTGTGCTGACTGTGGAGCTCCAG AACCAGACTGGGCTTCATGTACACTTGGAATATTTGTGTGTCTGAACTGTTGTGGAACTCATCGCAATCTTCCTTCTGTAAGTCGTATCAAATCCATACGCCTAGACTTCTGGGATGACGAGGTTGTGCAG TTCATGAAGGCCAATGGAAACAGAGCTGCCAAAAACTTCTATGAGAAATTTGTCCCTGTCTTTTATTATCAACCCCAGAGAGGAGACTGCGA GGTGTTGAGAGAACAATGGATTCGAGCCAAATACGAAAGAATGGAGTTTACAGAGGAAAATACAGAAAGACCCTACACAGCAG GTGTCTATGAGGGCATGTTATGGAAGAAAGGAAAGGATAATGGACAGTTTCTCGAGAGGAAGTTTGTTCTTTCAGTGCACGATTTTACCCTCAAGTACTACAAGGAGGAT GAATCTAAGGGGCCAAAGGTTGTCATCTCTGTGAAGGATCTGAATGCGACCTTCCAGCCTGAGAAGATAGGACATGCTCATGGCCTTCAAATCACCTACTGTGTGGATGATCACACACGAAACCTTTTTATTTACCATAAAAGTGGACAG GAAATTGTAAATTGGTTTAATGCCATTAGAGCTATTCGCCATGTCTACCTTAAAACAGCCTTTCCTACAGCATGTGATGGAGAT TTAATACCATGGATAACCAGAAATTATCTGAAAGAGGGTTACATGGAGAAGACTGGTCCTCTG CAACGAGAGCCCTTCAAGAAAAGATGGTTTATCTTGGATTCCCTGGACAGGAAACTGCTCTATTTTAAAACACAGCTG GATGCTATTGAACTTGGGGTTGTTTTCATTGGCTCAGAGAATCATGGGTATTCAGTAAGAGAGTGTGTGCCTAAAGGGACGAGAGGCAACAAATGGAAGTGTGGGGTAACTGTGGAGACGCCGGATCGACAGTTCGTCTTTATGTGTGAGCAAGAACGCGACCAAAAGGAGTGGGTGGAGGCCCTCAAAAAAGTCATCTCAAAACCCATGCTGCCCCAAGATTATATCA CTGAAGCCAATATACGTAGACGGAGATAA